A region of the Chitinispirillum alkaliphilum genome:
CTCTGATTTGTTTGGTCGATAATAGAAGAAATGAAAAAGACAATAACAATTCTTATTTCTATAATTCTATTTAGCCTTTTCGGTTTCAGATTCTTTCTTGTTGGATTAGTATCAATCACAGAAAATTCTATAATTGAAGAGGGCAGCCTTGAGTATTTGATTCTGATTCCAAGAACCTTACGGCAAATACCTGTTATACAACCGGTAAATGCTCCCGTTTACAAACATTATGGTAAATCTACATTTCAAAACAAAAAGCAAAACCTTACTTATGTAACGAATGCTCGCCCAGAGATTGTAAAATGTAGTCTTTTTCGCTATTTAGAATCTAAGTGTTTTAAATTGAAAGAATCACATATAGCTCGCGATTATGAAAACTATGTTTTTTATTACAAAAGATGCCCGCAAAAAAAAATAGAGATTTTTATCTTTACAAAAGATGAGATTTCCTTGGAGATTATAAACTATACGCATCTCCATTAACCAAAAATGTTGGCCATTTTGGTTTTAACTGTGGATAGCAGTTAGAAATTTTAGTATTGCACTTTCAGTACGTCTGACGCATATCCATCACATCTGATGAAGTAACCGTAACTGCGCAATTTTATAATTCACACATTTTTTTTGGGGCTTCGCCCTATGCCGGTTATTGAGTTTATTGAAATATCGTAGTATCAGCCCGCTTTCTACTGCGGTTCGGTTGACTCAGCAATTGATCTGTTGAAGTGAGAGAAGGAGAGTTTGAAACAGATAAGGCAGTTGGTCTGGGCGCATGCAGAGTAGCTGTTCTCAAAAAATCTTGGGATTTGAAACCCCGTAAGGTAAACATCTGTATGATTACGGTAAACGTTTTGACCAGTTAACTAATAGAACTCTTTTGCAATGCTGCCCGTGAACTGACCTGACCCGGCTACTCTTATCAATATTCCCTTAAATCACCCCCTCCCATTTTTTCCCAGAGACAAATCATATACCGGAAGCTGAATACGTTCCAGGGAAGGGATTACTCCCCAGTCGATAAGATGTGGAAGGAAATCGCAGTGGCAATTTACGCATTCTGCAAGACAACATTCTAACCTCGTTTTACCTGTAGAAGATAGTCTTGCGGCCTTCATCCTGTTTGCCCCAATCATCTGGTATGTATAGTTCTGTAGGAATTATCCCAAAAGCCATACCCCGCGCGTCCCAGCGATGGTCGTGGGCCAATATGAAACTGTATCATTTTCCCCATATACCTGCGGGATCTTATCTTATATCCTGAATAGACACAAACTCTCCATCCACAAACCCCATACACTTCCGGCCCGCAGTCTGTGGATAGGAATAGAAGAGTAAATAATAGGGAACTTTTGTGTTTTCATTTTGATGGTACTCATTCCATCTTGAGACAGTTTCGATCTTCATCCGAGTCTCTGCCATTCACTTGAAATTAGTAACATTTTGGTTCCGATCTGATTTACATAAAGATTTTCAGGTAGCAATTATTATATTAATTGCCAAATCCAAATATGTGAAAAATGGGTGTGTTTTGATATGCACTTACTTTCGATTGGGGTAAAAATCTATGTGTCGATTTCCAATTTTTCTGATCGCCGTTTTCTCTGCATTATCTGTATTACTTGCTCAGGATCGGGTTCCTGCTGCGCTCAATCAGCTCACAGGTAGTGGTATGGAGCAAGGCGAAGCAGTTGCTCTGACCAATGCTTTGCGTGGCGAGCTTACACGTACCGGTGTTTTTGACATGATGGAGCGGTCTCAGGTAAATGAGATTCTTGCAGAACAGGGGTTTCAGCTATCCGGAGCCTGCAGTGATGATTCTTGTCTGATAGAAGTGGGACAGCTGCTCGCAGTGAAATACATGTTTATGGGCCATGTCGGCAGAGTGGGCGCAACCTATTCTGTAAGTGTGCGCCAAATTGATGTAGAGAGTGGCAGAGTTGTACAGGATATTACCCAAAATCACAGGGGTGATATTGATGATTTACTTACTGATGTGGTGCCTTCTGTAGCGCAGAAAATTGCCGGACTTGATAACCCGGTAGTACAGAGAAGAAGATTATGGCCATGGTTTGCCGGTGGGGTGGTGGCAACAGCGATACCAGTTATTTTGTTTCTAAACAGCAGTAAAGACAGTGAAATAAATATGGAATCATCTGAACTCATCATAGAATGGCAATGATCATGAAACGACCGATTCTCAAAAGTTTAGTATTTACAGCTATGGTGCTCATTTTGTCCTGTTCCGATGATTCCCCAGTTGCAAACAACAACAGTCGTGTCGTCACAGATATCAGCTGGATAAGGAATGGTGAGACTGTTTCTGCACCGGATGGTGTTGTTACGATGAGAATCACTGTTGAAGAGGGTAGTGATATCAGGATCCGAAATATACCCTATGAGGCTGGTACTGCACGGATTGGCCCTTATCCCATCGGAACTGTATTGAATGTGTTATGGGAAGCTTTGGATTCTGATGATCAGGTTATTTTCTCAGGTCAAAACAATGATATTCATCTTGGAGATGTGGAAGTACGTATCTCGGTGGAACTTGAGGCTGTGCGGCATAAGGTGAAATTCATTTCCGTGGATGAATTGATTTTAGGGTATCAATTGGTATCACATGGGGATGTGGCTTCTGAACCGACTCCACCAACACGTCCAGGCTTCAGGTTTGATGCTTGGTCTCTTGATCAGAATCGCAAAGAGGTATGGAACTTCAAAACAGATGTCGTAAACAGCAGTATGATACTCTATGCTTTATGGAGTGAAACAGATGTTGAACAGTTCACGGTGACATATCATGGTAACCAGAATAGTGGTGGAGTTATCCCAGTGGACCCAAATTCCTATGAAGAGGGGGATGAGGTCAGGGTACTTGAACCAGGTAATCTCGTGAAGAGTGGTTTTTCGTTTAGTGCTTGGAATACAAGTCCTGACGGAAAAGGTAAAGATAAAATCCCAAAAGAATCTTTTAATATTGGCTCATCGAATGTAATTCTATATGCAAAATGGCTCAGGGATGAACATGTCGACACCTTTACAGTTACATTTCAAACCAACGGCGGCAGCAGTATTGATCCACGCCGGGTGGTTAGTGGCGATACCGTGACTGCACCTTTAGCTCCGGAAAAAGAGGGAGCAGAGTTTCAATTCGCAGGTTGGTTTCTTGATCAGAATTTTGATGTACTGTGGAGCTTTTCGACTCCTGTAACTGAGGATATCACCCTTTATGCAAAGTGGGTAGAATTATTTTCATTGCACTACAGTGCCGGTGCGAACGGAGCTCTTACAGGTGATACAATTCAAACAGTACGAAATGGTGAAAATGGCAGGCCGGTTTACGCCGAAGCTGTTGATGGGTATGTATTTTCACAGTGGAGTGACGGAGTTACAGAAAATCCGCGCACAGATACAAATGTAAAGGAAAATATTAGTGTTGCGGCTCAATTTAAAACAGTTGCAAATGACATATTTACAGTCACATTCAAATCTGATGGAAAGTTTGAATTTGATCCTGTTCAGGTACCCGAAGGTAGGACTGTGCCCCTGCCTCTTAATCTGTCAAGAATTGGTTATGAATTTGATCGGTGGTATGCTGATTCGGCTAAATCTATACCATGGGATACATCAACTATTATAAATGAAAATATTACTCTTTATGCAAATTGGACACCGAATGAGTACACCATAACTTTTGATGCGCAGGAGGGATCAACTCCGATCCCTGAGACCATAGTTGTTACCTATGATAATGCATACGGCTCTCTGGCTGAAACGTCACGGCTATGGTATGATTTCGATGGCTGGTTTACGGAAGATTCGATTGAAATTATACCAGAGCTAACCGTAAATATTACAGAGCACCTCACTCTTTACGCCCGATGGAGTCCAACTGAGTACAATATCGTATATCGGTTAAATGGTGGAGAAGAAAATCCTAAAAACCCCAAAGTTTATACTGTTGAAGAGAGTGTTGAGCTTAAAAACCCTTCAAGAACTGGTCATAGGTTTGTCGGATGGTATGTCGGTCCTGAATTCAATGTAAAAATTACAGAGATACCGGTTGGTTCTTATGGTGACCGGACGATTTATGCAAAGTGGAGACCTGAAAACTATGAAGTAACTTTTAATGTACCAGGGGCAAGTGCTGTCCCACCTCAAACAGTTTCCTACAGAAATAAGATTGCTGAACCAGACCCTCCTGTAAAGCCACACTTTCTTTTTGCCGGTTGGTATAAGGATGGGCTACTGAAAGAAAGGTGGGATTTCGATAATGATGTTGTTACTTCGAACATGACGCTTTACGCTAAATGGGGACGGGTGGCTGATGGTGATGGAAATGTCTACACTACTGTGATCATTGGCAATCAGGAGTGGACTGTTGAAAACCTTCGGGCAACAAAGTATAGCTGCGGTACACCTATACATCACATTACAAACGCCAGCACCTGGAGTGGATTATCAATACCTGCATACTCTTACTTCAACAATACAGATAATCAGGATTCCATAATCAAATTTGGTGCCCTGTATAACTGGTGGGTACTGGATCCAAATAATCAATATAAAATTGCACCTGATGGATGGAAAGTACCTGAACGCACAGACTGGATTACTCTCAGAGATTACCTCGTTACAAATGGTTTCAATTGGGATGGGTCAAAAGAAGACAATAAAATCGGTAAAGCACTTGCTTCAAATGGTGGTGAATGGTCCTTTAGTACTACTGAAGGAAATGTCGGGAATGACCAAAGTAGTAATAATCGAACTGGCTTTACGGCATTACCAGGTGGTTTTCGAAATTCAGATGGTCCTTTTTCGACTGCCAGAAATACCGCATACTGGTGGAGCAGTACGGGGCATGGTGATGGGCGATATGCCTCTGCGGTTTATCTGAAATCTGGTAACGAAAACCTGATAGACAATTACGTGCACACAAAGAACAGTGGGTATTCTGTGCGGTTTGTACGATATGTAGATTGATTTTGCAAAACCGCTAATTATAGTAAGTAACGGGAGGGCTTATTTGCATTGCCCTCCTAAAAAGGCAGCTTTTTGCCTCTAAATATACCACACACTGTATGTTTTCTGCTAAAGTTAAGAATAAACAGCATAATATAAGTGTAAAGCCATCCGGAAAAAATTCTCTACCGGCATCATTCAGGCGCACAGATACCTGGAAAAAAAGTGCGAATAGTTTGTTTTGGCAATTGGATTCAGATTGGATCATTAATGTTTTAACCATTTCAGACAAAGACGTGGGGGGATTGCAACCCGAAATTTGGTTCAGGGCCGCAATGATAAAAGTGCTACGGATAAGACGAGTGACTCCGGCGCTCCGTTTCGTTTCTGCTATGTATCGTGATGTAGACCTAAGAGAGGAAAGTCCTTGTAGTGGAATGAGGTTATAGAAACTCCAACAGCCCAAGGGGTTTACCAGGGCTGTTGGAGTTTTGTGAGAAAGATTTTCTATCCTTATTTCTTCATTTTGGCTGTGTGCTCAATTATTCCCATAACGCTGTCAGGATTCAATGATATGGTATCTATGCCTTCTTGTACCAGAAATTCTGCAAAATCAGGATAGTTACTTGGAGCTTCGCCGCAAATACCAACCTTTCTGTTAGCTTTGTGTGCTTTGTGAATGACCATTTTGATCATCTCCTTAACAGCATCATCCCTCTCGTCGAAAAGAGCTTTCAATTCCGCAGAATCTCTGTCTATACCCAGGGCAAGCTGGGTGAGATCATTTGAACCAATGGAAAACCCATCAAACCTTTCGGCGAACTGTTCTGCTATCAGGGCATTGGATGGAATCTCACACATCACATACACCTCGAGTCCATCTTTTCCTCTTTCCAGACCGTTGCCCGCCAACACTTCCAATACCTTATCGGCTTCCTTAATTGTGCGGCAGAATGGAATCATCATTTTAACATTTTTCAAACCGATCTCATCCCTTACTTTTTTCAGTGCTTTACATTCCAGACTGAATCCATCCCTGTATCGATCATCATAATAGCGGGATGCTCCTCTGAAACCAAGCATCGGATTTGCCTCTGAGGGTTCAAATTGCTTCCCTCCGATAAGATTCGCATACTCATTGGTTTTAAAATCACTCATTCTGACAATTACAGGTTCAGGCCACTGAGATGACGCTATACGTGCTATACCATAGGCAAGATTATCGATAAAGTACTGTTTTTTGTCATTGTATCTGTAAGTGAGCTCTTCAATGAGATTTTTTTCTCCCTGATCTTCGAGCTTGTCGTAATGTGCAAGTGCCATAGGGTGAATCTTTATTGCACTGTTAATAATAAATTCCATTCGGGCAAGACCAATACCCTTTACAGGCAAACGCCACCATCTGTACGCCGAATCAGGACTTGCAATATTAATCATGATGTCCACAGGGGGCTGAGGCAGAGATTCTATGTCAATTTGACTTTCCTCAAATTCAAGCTCTCCTTCATAAGCGTATCCCTGTTTACCTTCTGCACAGGAAAGAGTGATTTTGGCACCATTTGGAATATCCCTGGTTCCGGTTTCGGTACCTACAATTGCCGGAATGCCAAGCTCTCTGCTGACAATTGCAGCATGGGATGTCCTGCCACCATGATCGGTAATAATTCCTGCAGCTTTTTTCATGATTGGAACCCAGTCCGGATCGGTCATTCCTGTAATAAGTATAGATCCCTCTTTGAATTCATCTCTTTGTTCGGGTGATTTGATAATCTGAGCTGTTCCGGTGGCAATACTTTCACCGATCGCAGACCCATCGGCCAAAACTTCTCCACGTTGTTTAAGTCTGAAAGATTTAAGTTTTTCTGCTTTTTTCTGTGAATGCACCGTTTCAGGTCGTGCCTGTACAATAAACATCTCATTTGTTTCCCCATCCTTGGCCCATTCCATATCCATATGCTTACCATAATGCTTTTCGATAGCTGCAGCCCATCTGGCAAGTGTGACAATCTCTTCATTTTCAAGAACATAGGAAGAGCGCTCATCATGAGAGGTGTCAATAGTTTTTGTTTTCGTGGAGCCCCCACTGCTGTAAACCATTTTCTTTGCCTTATCTCCCATTGAAATACCTACGATGGGACTCTTTGTTCTGTCTTCCAGCATAGGTTTAAAGACGAGGTATTCATCAGGAGTTATTGCCCCCTGTACAACTGTTTCCCCAAGTCCCCAGCCTGCATTGATCATAACTACATGAGGAAAACCAGAGTCTGTATCTAAAGTAAACATGACACCGGATCCCGCAAGATCGCTTCTTACCATTTTCTGGACACCAACAGAGAGGGCCACTTTCATGTGATCAAAGCCTTTTTCCGTTCTGTAACTGATTGCTCTGTCGGTAAATAAAGAAGCGTAACACCTTTTGCATGAATAGAGCAATTCCTCCTCTCCGGAGATGTTTAGAAAAGTCTCCTGTTGCCCGGCAAAACTTGCTCCAGGCAGATCCTCGGCTGTTGCACTGCTACGCACTGCAACATCAACTTCCTGCTTATCATACTTTCCTGACAATTCACGGTAGAAAGTTCGGATTTCCTGTTCTATATCATCGGGAAACTGAGCTTCCAGAAACATTTTTCTGATCGCGCTGCCAGTTTGTTCGACAGATTTATCTTCTGAAATCAGGGAATTGACTAAATTACCTATCTGCTCCTGCATATCATTTGCATATAAAAATCTCCAGTAGGCTTCTGCTGTCGTGGCAAACCCATCTGGTACCTGAATATTTTCCTGTTTTAAAGTACCGATCATTTCACCAAGAGACGCGTTTTTTCCCCCTACCTCCTGGGAATTATCCATACTCAGTTGATCGAACCACAGAATGTATCTGGATGTATTTGACATATCTACTACCCCTTTTGAAGAATTCTAAATTTCTGTGTTTACCGTAATGTATACGCAGTGTCAAATGCTGTTCTTACAGCAAAAGCCACATTTGAAGGTCTCAGTGCATCTCCAACAACAGTCACTCTTTCGAATGAATTTTTCCAAATTTCTGTTTCCTCCTGATTTGCAGAAAGACCAATTGC
Encoded here:
- a CDS encoding Phosphoenolpyruvate synthase; its protein translation is MSNTSRYILWFDQLSMDNSQEVGGKNASLGEMIGTLKQENIQVPDGFATTAEAYWRFLYANDMQEQIGNLVNSLISEDKSVEQTGSAIRKMFLEAQFPDDIEQEIRTFYRELSGKYDKQEVDVAVRSSATAEDLPGASFAGQQETFLNISGEEELLYSCKRCYASLFTDRAISYRTEKGFDHMKVALSVGVQKMVRSDLAGSGVMFTLDTDSGFPHVVMINAGWGLGETVVQGAITPDEYLVFKPMLEDRTKSPIVGISMGDKAKKMVYSSGGSTKTKTIDTSHDERSSYVLENEEIVTLARWAAAIEKHYGKHMDMEWAKDGETNEMFIVQARPETVHSQKKAEKLKSFRLKQRGEVLADGSAIGESIATGTAQIIKSPEQRDEFKEGSILITGMTDPDWVPIMKKAAGIITDHGGRTSHAAIVSRELGIPAIVGTETGTRDIPNGAKITLSCAEGKQGYAYEGELEFEESQIDIESLPQPPVDIMINIASPDSAYRWWRLPVKGIGLARMEFIINSAIKIHPMALAHYDKLEDQGEKNLIEELTYRYNDKKQYFIDNLAYGIARIASSQWPEPVIVRMSDFKTNEYANLIGGKQFEPSEANPMLGFRGASRYYDDRYRDGFSLECKALKKVRDEIGLKNVKMMIPFCRTIKEADKVLEVLAGNGLERGKDGLEVYVMCEIPSNALIAEQFAERFDGFSIGSNDLTQLALGIDRDSAELKALFDERDDAVKEMIKMVIHKAHKANRKVGICGEAPSNYPDFAEFLVQEGIDTISLNPDSVMGIIEHTAKMKK
- a CDS encoding cell wall/surface repeat protein, with the protein product MIMKRPILKSLVFTAMVLILSCSDDSPVANNNSRVVTDISWIRNGETVSAPDGVVTMRITVEEGSDIRIRNIPYEAGTARIGPYPIGTVLNVLWEALDSDDQVIFSGQNNDIHLGDVEVRISVELEAVRHKVKFISVDELILGYQLVSHGDVASEPTPPTRPGFRFDAWSLDQNRKEVWNFKTDVVNSSMILYALWSETDVEQFTVTYHGNQNSGGVIPVDPNSYEEGDEVRVLEPGNLVKSGFSFSAWNTSPDGKGKDKIPKESFNIGSSNVILYAKWLRDEHVDTFTVTFQTNGGSSIDPRRVVSGDTVTAPLAPEKEGAEFQFAGWFLDQNFDVLWSFSTPVTEDITLYAKWVELFSLHYSAGANGALTGDTIQTVRNGENGRPVYAEAVDGYVFSQWSDGVTENPRTDTNVKENISVAAQFKTVANDIFTVTFKSDGKFEFDPVQVPEGRTVPLPLNLSRIGYEFDRWYADSAKSIPWDTSTIINENITLYANWTPNEYTITFDAQEGSTPIPETIVVTYDNAYGSLAETSRLWYDFDGWFTEDSIEIIPELTVNITEHLTLYARWSPTEYNIVYRLNGGEENPKNPKVYTVEESVELKNPSRTGHRFVGWYVGPEFNVKITEIPVGSYGDRTIYAKWRPENYEVTFNVPGASAVPPQTVSYRNKIAEPDPPVKPHFLFAGWYKDGLLKERWDFDNDVVTSNMTLYAKWGRVADGDGNVYTTVIIGNQEWTVENLRATKYSCGTPIHHITNASTWSGLSIPAYSYFNNTDNQDSIIKFGALYNWWVLDPNNQYKIAPDGWKVPERTDWITLRDYLVTNGFNWDGSKEDNKIGKALASNGGEWSFSTTEGNVGNDQSSNNRTGFTALPGGFRNSDGPFSTARNTAYWWSSTGHGDGRYASAVYLKSGNENLIDNYVHTKNSGYSVRFVRYVD